In Limosilactobacillus sp. WILCCON 0051, a single window of DNA contains:
- the purN gene encoding phosphoribosylglycinamide formyltransferase — MNVAIFASGNGTNFEVLTKHFQDGDIPGKEALLFCDHPDAYVIKRAQRLGVPYETFTVKSCGSKQAYEEKIMAVLKQYDIDFIVLAGYLRIIGPTILDKYEGSIVNLHPAWLPEYPGLHSIERAFADHRKETGVTVHYIDSNLDAGTIIAQRHVPIYPDDTVDTLETRVHETEHELYPETVKKILTERIAKEKNNQ, encoded by the coding sequence ATGAACGTGGCAATTTTTGCCTCGGGGAACGGGACCAATTTTGAAGTACTGACCAAGCATTTTCAAGATGGCGATATTCCCGGCAAAGAAGCCCTGCTTTTTTGCGACCACCCCGATGCTTACGTAATCAAACGCGCTCAAAGACTGGGCGTTCCATATGAAACTTTTACCGTGAAGTCTTGCGGATCCAAGCAGGCCTATGAAGAGAAGATCATGGCCGTATTGAAGCAGTATGACATTGACTTTATCGTTTTGGCCGGTTATCTGCGCATTATTGGACCAACGATTCTTGATAAATACGAAGGCAGCATCGTCAATCTGCATCCAGCCTGGCTGCCTGAATATCCGGGCCTGCATTCGATTGAGCGGGCCTTTGCCGATCACCGTAAGGAAACCGGCGTAACGGTCCATTACATTGATTCAAATCTGGATGCTGGAACGATTATTGCGCAGCGCCACGTGCCGATCTATCCTGATGACACGGTCGATACGCTGGAGACGCGGGTTCACGAAACCGAGCATGAACTCTATCCAGAAACCGTTAAGAAGATTTTGACTGAACGCATTGCAAAGGAGAAAAACAACCAATGA
- the purH gene encoding bifunctional phosphoribosylaminoimidazolecarboxamide formyltransferase/IMP cyclohydrolase: MKRALVSVSDKTNLVPFVKGLSENGFEIVSTGGTKKTLDEAGIKTISIEEVTHFPEILDGRVKTLNPYVHGGLLARRDVAEHMDTLHELNITPIDLVCVNLYPFKETIEKPDVTLADAIENIDIGGPSMVRSAAKNYRDVTIVTDINDYETVLNEIKAHGNTTLETRTMLGAKAFRTTAAYDALISQYLTKRLDLEDPEKLTLTYDLKDTMRYGENSHQKAWLYEDPIPKKFSILEAEQLHGKKLSYNNIKDADEALRSVREFDEPTVVAMKHMNPCGIGRGETLEQAWDRAYEADPVSIFGGVIALNRPVDLATAEKMRKIFLEIIIAPDFDEDAYAVLAKKKNIRLLKVDFSAKDEPTRHEVVSVMGGILMQEQDTLKEDWHDWECVTDVKPTEEQLKTMMFAWKAVKHTKSNAIVVANDERTLGVGSGQPNRIDSLKIAVKHAGDAIDDRTVMASDAFFPFNDCVKFAGEHGIKAIVQPGGSVRDQESIDMANEMGIAMVMTGVRHFRH, encoded by the coding sequence ATGAAACGTGCATTAGTTAGCGTATCTGATAAGACCAACCTGGTGCCTTTCGTCAAGGGTCTGAGTGAAAATGGCTTTGAAATCGTTTCGACTGGTGGAACGAAGAAGACTTTGGACGAAGCCGGCATCAAGACCATCAGCATTGAAGAAGTTACCCACTTTCCAGAGATTCTGGATGGCCGGGTCAAGACGCTGAATCCTTATGTTCATGGTGGACTGCTGGCGCGTCGTGACGTTGCTGAACACATGGACACGCTACATGAATTAAACATCACGCCGATCGATCTGGTCTGCGTCAACTTGTACCCATTCAAGGAAACCATCGAAAAGCCAGACGTTACGCTGGCCGATGCCATTGAAAACATTGACATTGGCGGTCCTTCCATGGTTCGTTCAGCAGCCAAGAACTATCGCGACGTGACGATCGTAACTGACATCAACGATTACGAAACGGTTCTTAACGAAATCAAGGCGCACGGCAACACGACGCTGGAAACGCGGACGATGCTGGGGGCCAAGGCATTCCGGACTACGGCGGCCTATGATGCGCTGATCTCGCAATACCTGACTAAGCGTTTAGATTTGGAAGACCCCGAAAAGCTTACGCTGACCTACGACTTGAAGGATACGATGCGCTACGGCGAAAACAGTCATCAAAAGGCTTGGCTGTACGAGGATCCAATTCCTAAGAAGTTCTCAATCCTGGAAGCCGAACAGCTCCACGGCAAGAAGCTTTCCTACAACAACATCAAGGACGCCGATGAAGCTCTGCGCAGCGTACGCGAGTTTGATGAACCAACCGTTGTTGCTATGAAGCACATGAACCCTTGTGGCATTGGCCGCGGCGAAACGCTGGAACAAGCTTGGGATCGTGCCTATGAAGCTGACCCGGTCTCCATTTTTGGCGGCGTGATTGCCTTGAACCGGCCTGTTGATCTGGCAACGGCCGAAAAAATGCGCAAGATCTTCTTGGAAATCATTATTGCGCCTGACTTTGATGAAGATGCCTATGCCGTTTTGGCCAAGAAGAAGAACATTCGCCTGCTCAAGGTTGACTTCTCAGCCAAGGACGAGCCAACGCGTCATGAAGTCGTTTCCGTCATGGGCGGGATTCTGATGCAGGAACAGGATACGCTTAAAGAAGACTGGCATGACTGGGAATGCGTCACGGACGTCAAGCCAACTGAAGAACAGCTCAAGACGATGATGTTTGCCTGGAAAGCCGTTAAGCACACCAAGTCCAACGCCATCGTGGTTGCCAACGATGAACGGACGCTTGGCGTGGGCTCTGGTCAGCCTAACCGGATCGACTCTTTGAAGATTGCGGTCAAGCATGCCGGCGATGCCATTGATGATCGGACGGTAATGGCATCTGACGCCTTCTTCCCATTCAACGACTGTGTCAAGTTTGCCGGTGAGCACGGCATTAAGGCCATCGTACAGCCAGGTGGTTCGGTTCGGGACCAAGAATCAATCGACATGGCCAACGAAATGGGAATTGCCATGGTAATGACGGGTGTTCGTCACTTCCGCCACTAA
- the purF gene encoding amidophosphoribosyltransferase, with translation MRNEIKGLNEECGVFGVFGVPEANRVTYFGLHNLQHRGQEGAGIVTTDGEHLYQHRDRGLLSEVFADPSDMERLVGDAAIGHVRYGTSGHNSINNVQPFLFHFHDGDIAMAHNGQLTNAVTLRRKLEDNGAVFQSDSDTEILIHLIRQNIHMGFIPALKKTLNMVKGGFAFLFLQKDRLIAALDPNGIRPLCLGQMPNGAYVVTSESCALDIVGAKLIRDVQPGELLVIDKDGLHEDRYTDDTKLAICSMEYIYFARPDSIIHGVTVHSARKQMGRLLAKEQPAPDADMVIGVPNSSLSAASGYAEAAGLPYEMGLIKNQYVARTFIQPTQALREQGVKMKLSAVRGVVAGKNVVVVDDSIVRGTTSKQIIRMLKEAGAKSVHMRIASPPFRFPCFYGIDVSNRAELMAAHYSVPEMCKLMEADSLGFLSVDGVVKAINVPDAGDAPYGGLTVAYFNGDYPTPLYDFEEGYLKSLNEQEKRARKERLSK, from the coding sequence ATGCGCAATGAAATCAAAGGACTAAATGAAGAGTGCGGGGTTTTTGGCGTCTTTGGCGTGCCAGAAGCCAACCGGGTCACCTACTTTGGTCTGCACAACCTGCAGCACCGTGGACAAGAGGGGGCCGGGATCGTCACGACTGACGGCGAGCACCTTTATCAGCACCGGGATCGTGGCCTGCTTTCGGAAGTCTTTGCCGATCCAAGCGATATGGAGCGTCTGGTCGGGGATGCCGCGATTGGTCACGTTCGCTACGGTACCAGCGGCCACAACTCGATCAACAACGTACAGCCATTTCTGTTCCATTTTCATGATGGTGACATTGCCATGGCACATAATGGTCAACTGACCAACGCCGTCACGCTGCGCCGCAAGCTGGAAGACAATGGCGCCGTTTTCCAGTCTGACTCCGATACTGAGATCTTGATTCATCTGATTCGGCAAAACATTCATATGGGCTTTATACCGGCCTTAAAGAAGACGCTGAACATGGTCAAGGGGGGCTTTGCCTTTTTGTTCCTGCAAAAGGATCGGTTGATTGCAGCTTTGGATCCTAATGGTATTCGGCCGCTTTGCTTAGGGCAGATGCCAAATGGCGCCTATGTCGTAACCAGTGAAAGCTGTGCCTTGGATATTGTAGGTGCCAAATTGATTCGCGACGTTCAGCCAGGTGAGCTGCTGGTGATCGACAAGGATGGCCTGCATGAGGATCGTTATACTGATGACACCAAGCTGGCCATCTGTTCAATGGAATACATCTACTTTGCCCGTCCTGATTCCATTATTCATGGCGTGACGGTGCACAGTGCCCGCAAGCAGATGGGGCGCCTTTTGGCCAAAGAACAGCCAGCGCCTGATGCCGACATGGTCATTGGGGTTCCCAACTCATCGCTTTCCGCGGCGTCTGGTTATGCTGAAGCAGCTGGTCTGCCTTATGAAATGGGGCTGATCAAGAACCAGTACGTTGCCCGGACCTTTATTCAGCCAACGCAGGCTTTGCGGGAACAAGGCGTTAAGATGAAGCTTTCAGCCGTCCGCGGGGTCGTTGCCGGCAAGAACGTGGTCGTAGTCGACGATTCAATCGTACGGGGGACGACTTCCAAACAGATCATCCGGATGCTGAAAGAAGCTGGCGCCAAGTCGGTTCATATGCGGATCGCCTCGCCGCCATTCCGTTTCCCATGCTTTTATGGGATCGACGTCTCCAACCGAGCTGAACTGATGGCAGCTCATTATTCCGTCCCTGAGATGTGTAAATTGATGGAAGCCGACTCATTAGGATTCTTGAGCGTTGATGGCGTCGTTAAGGCGATTAACGTTCCAGACGCCGGTGATGCACCATATGGCGGGCTGACGGTGGCCTACTTTAACGGCGACTACCCAACGCCGCTGTATGATTTTGAAGAAGGCTATCTTAAGTCGTTGAACGAACAAGAAAAGCGCGCGCGAAAGGAACGACTCTCCAAATGA
- a CDS encoding 2,3-diphosphoglycerate-dependent phosphoglycerate mutase, which yields MAKLVLIRHGKSEWNKSNQFTGWVDVDLAPEGVEQAKAAGKALKEHGLEFDYAYTSVLKRAIKTLHYALEECDQLWIPEFKTWRLNERHYGALQGKNKQKAAEKYGDEQVHIWRRSYDVLPPLLSADDEGSAAKDRRYANLDPRAIPGGENLKVTLERVIPLWQDEIAPKLLDNKNVIIAAHGNSLRALSKYIENISDEDIMNLEMATGQPVVYDFDEKLNVLSKEKY from the coding sequence ATGGCTAAATTAGTACTGATTCGTCACGGTAAGAGTGAATGGAACAAGTCCAACCAATTTACTGGCTGGGTAGACGTTGACTTGGCTCCAGAAGGTGTTGAACAAGCAAAGGCTGCCGGTAAGGCACTGAAGGAACACGGTCTGGAATTTGACTACGCCTACACTTCTGTTCTGAAGCGTGCGATCAAGACGCTGCACTACGCACTGGAAGAATGCGACCAGCTTTGGATTCCTGAATTCAAGACTTGGCGTCTGAACGAACGTCACTACGGCGCTTTGCAAGGCAAGAACAAGCAAAAGGCTGCTGAAAAGTACGGTGACGAACAAGTGCACATTTGGCGTCGTTCCTACGACGTGCTGCCTCCACTGCTGAGTGCCGATGACGAAGGCTCTGCAGCTAAGGACCGTCGCTACGCCAACCTGGATCCACGCGCCATTCCTGGTGGTGAAAACCTGAAAGTTACGCTGGAACGGGTTATTCCATTGTGGCAAGACGAAATCGCACCAAAGCTGTTGGACAACAAGAACGTTATCATTGCTGCCCACGGTAACTCGCTGCGTGCCCTTTCCAAGTACATCGAAAACATTTCTGACGAAGACATCATGAACCTGGAAATGGCTACTGGCCAACCAGTTGTTTACGACTTCGATGAAAAGCTGAACGTTTTGAGCAAGGAAAAGTACTAA
- a CDS encoding amino acid ABC transporter substrate-binding protein, whose product MLLPVLGLSGCVKHSVTWRANHVDTWQAIKKSGKLTIGVDDSFVPMDFRQKNGKLVGYDVDLSRAVCKVLGLKADFQSIDWSMKETELKNGTIDVIWNGYTATPARRKRIAFSRVYELSGQSLVVKKDSGINKLADMQGKILGVQQSSTAQTDLNKYPQVLKNYIKDRKPILYQDNESAFLDLQAGRIQGVLAGTEYAGYYATHIAHSSNYKLITTDQFPQDRVAVGMRKGDVTLRKKINYALGVLQKNGTLRRINKKWLGIDSNYLGPVSESR is encoded by the coding sequence ATGCTGCTGCCGGTTTTGGGATTAAGCGGCTGCGTAAAGCACAGTGTAACCTGGCGCGCCAATCATGTTGACACCTGGCAGGCAATCAAAAAGAGCGGTAAGTTGACGATTGGGGTTGATGACAGTTTTGTACCGATGGATTTTAGGCAGAAAAATGGCAAGCTGGTTGGCTATGATGTTGATCTGTCACGGGCTGTCTGTAAAGTTTTAGGACTTAAGGCGGATTTTCAGTCGATTGATTGGTCAATGAAAGAAACTGAATTAAAAAATGGTACGATTGACGTTATCTGGAATGGTTATACGGCAACGCCCGCTCGTAGAAAACGGATTGCCTTTAGTCGAGTCTATGAGCTTTCGGGACAGTCGTTGGTCGTAAAAAAAGATTCTGGCATCAATAAGCTGGCTGATATGCAGGGTAAGATTTTGGGCGTTCAGCAAAGCTCCACGGCTCAGACTGATTTAAACAAATATCCCCAGGTTTTGAAAAACTACATTAAGGATCGAAAGCCAATTCTTTACCAGGATAACGAGTCGGCCTTTCTGGATCTGCAGGCAGGCCGCATTCAAGGCGTTTTGGCTGGGACGGAATATGCAGGCTATTATGCAACCCACATTGCTCACAGCAGCAACTACAAATTGATCACGACTGACCAGTTCCCGCAAGATCGGGTAGCAGTCGGCATGCGAAAAGGGGATGTCACTTTGCGTAAAAAGATCAACTATGCATTGGGCGTTTTGCAGAAAAATGGAACGCTGCGCCGCATTAATAAAAAATGGCTTGGCATCGACAGCAACTATCTAGGACCAGTCAGCGAAAGTCGTTAA
- the purD gene encoding phosphoribosylamine--glycine ligase, translating to MEKMKLLVIGAGGREFAIAKKLNESPHVDTVYCAPGNIGMVTAGIVPLNIEEDDFEALIQFAKDQSIAWTFVGPEDALCAGIVDAFQKAGLKIFGPNQEAAQLEGSKDYALNFMNKYHVPTAKHETFTDLKSALAGLNDFDRPVVIKANGLQGGKGVVIAQTTPEAEDTITEMFELGEEKLVLEECLVGPEYSMFVVVQDDQYRILPMAQDHKRAYDGDKGPNTGGMGAYSPLPQLSDAERQRMIDDVVEPTVSGLHQAGYNYHGIIYIGLMLTAAGPKVIEYNVRLGDPETQVVLPRLQTDLVELIDANVNDQPMPAIEERDIAVLGVILASKGYPKKPVHGQKLGSFPAAKDIAIDYANVKGHLDDLHGDGGRLLMVIGEDADLQKAQDKVYDYLAKLDEPECFYRHDIGDKALKD from the coding sequence ATGGAAAAGATGAAATTGCTGGTAATCGGCGCCGGTGGTCGTGAATTTGCCATTGCCAAGAAGCTCAACGAAAGTCCTCATGTCGACACGGTTTATTGTGCACCGGGCAATATCGGCATGGTAACGGCGGGAATCGTGCCTTTAAATATTGAAGAAGACGATTTTGAGGCGCTGATTCAATTTGCCAAGGATCAATCAATTGCCTGGACGTTTGTTGGCCCTGAAGATGCCTTATGTGCTGGGATCGTGGATGCGTTCCAAAAAGCTGGTCTGAAGATTTTTGGCCCTAATCAAGAAGCTGCTCAGTTGGAAGGCTCCAAAGACTATGCACTGAACTTCATGAACAAGTACCACGTGCCAACTGCCAAGCACGAGACGTTTACGGATCTGAAGTCGGCATTGGCGGGGTTAAACGACTTCGACCGGCCAGTAGTCATCAAAGCCAATGGTCTGCAAGGCGGCAAGGGAGTAGTGATTGCGCAGACGACGCCAGAAGCCGAAGACACGATTACGGAAATGTTTGAGCTGGGTGAAGAAAAGCTGGTCTTGGAAGAATGTCTGGTCGGACCGGAATACTCCATGTTTGTCGTAGTCCAAGACGATCAATACCGGATCTTGCCAATGGCGCAGGATCACAAACGGGCCTACGATGGTGATAAGGGTCCCAACACGGGTGGTATGGGTGCCTACAGTCCGCTGCCGCAGCTCAGTGATGCCGAGCGTCAGCGCATGATCGATGATGTCGTTGAACCAACCGTCAGCGGACTGCACCAGGCAGGCTACAACTACCATGGCATCATTTATATCGGTCTGATGCTGACGGCGGCCGGGCCGAAAGTCATTGAATACAACGTGCGGCTGGGCGATCCGGAAACCCAGGTCGTTTTGCCACGCTTGCAGACGGATCTGGTTGAGCTGATCGATGCCAACGTCAATGATCAGCCGATGCCTGCCATTGAAGAACGCGACATTGCCGTATTGGGCGTGATTCTGGCTTCTAAGGGCTATCCAAAAAAGCCGGTGCATGGTCAAAAGCTGGGCTCGTTCCCGGCTGCTAAAGACATTGCCATTGACTATGCCAACGTCAAGGGACATCTTGATGATCTGCATGGTGATGGCGGTCGGCTTTTGATGGTGATTGGCGAGGATGCTGATCTGCAAAAGGCTCAAGACAAGGTTTATGACTATCTGGCCAAATTAGATGAGCCGGAATGCTTCTACCGTCATGACATTGGCGACAAAGCCTTGAAAGATTAA
- the purM gene encoding phosphoribosylformylglycinamidine cyclo-ligase: MKRKRYEEAGVNVNAGYEMVKKIKDAVASTDRPGVVGGIGSFGGMFDLTAVAGLTHPILVSGTDGVGTKLLIAQKLNRHDTIGIDCVAMCINDILAQGAEPLFFLDYIATGHNTPDKMAQIVSGVAEGCRQAGAALVGGETAEMPDMYSQDEYDLAGYATGVVDQDKMLTTALPKAGDVLIGLASSGIHSNGYSLVRQVLFKDNDVKLSDQPAELNGQTVGEALLMPTRIYVKPVLPLIKKGLIHGVSHITGGGLPENLPRMFADSLQAVVDASTWPKLPIFSYLQKMGDLDADDLYGTFNMGLGLILAVAPENAAAVQDALKQAGEDSWQIGRLQDRPADEEKLIIE; the protein is encoded by the coding sequence ATGAAGCGGAAACGTTATGAAGAAGCCGGCGTCAACGTCAATGCCGGCTATGAAATGGTAAAAAAGATCAAGGATGCCGTTGCTTCAACTGATCGTCCCGGCGTTGTCGGCGGCATCGGCAGCTTTGGCGGGATGTTTGATCTGACGGCAGTTGCCGGACTAACGCATCCAATTCTGGTTTCAGGTACGGATGGCGTGGGGACCAAGCTTTTGATCGCCCAAAAGCTGAATCGTCATGACACGATCGGTATCGACTGCGTGGCCATGTGCATCAACGATATTCTGGCCCAGGGCGCAGAACCGCTGTTTTTCCTGGACTATATCGCAACGGGTCACAACACGCCTGACAAGATGGCTCAGATCGTATCTGGCGTGGCAGAAGGCTGCCGTCAAGCCGGGGCGGCCCTGGTTGGCGGGGAAACGGCCGAGATGCCTGACATGTACAGTCAAGATGAATACGATCTGGCTGGCTATGCTACCGGTGTCGTTGACCAAGACAAGATGCTGACGACGGCCTTGCCAAAAGCTGGCGACGTCTTGATCGGGCTGGCCTCATCCGGAATTCACTCCAACGGCTACTCGCTGGTGCGTCAGGTACTGTTTAAGGACAATGACGTTAAGCTCAGCGATCAGCCGGCCGAACTGAACGGTCAAACGGTTGGCGAAGCATTACTGATGCCTACGCGCATTTATGTCAAGCCGGTGCTGCCGTTGATCAAAAAGGGCCTGATTCACGGGGTCAGCCATATCACTGGTGGCGGCCTGCCGGAAAATCTGCCGCGGATGTTTGCTGATTCGCTGCAGGCCGTAGTTGATGCCAGCACCTGGCCCAAGCTGCCGATCTTCAGCTATCTGCAAAAGATGGGCGACTTGGATGCTGATGATCTGTACGGTACGTTTAACATGGGGCTGGGGTTGATTTTAGCCGTGGCTCCCGAAAACGCTGCTGCCGTTCAGGATGCATTAAAGCAGGCTGGCGAAGACTCATGGCAGATTGGCCGGCTTCAGGACCGACCAGCTGATGAAGAAAAACTGATTATTGAATAA
- a CDS encoding IS110 family transposase, with protein MDLLKTVFGIDVSSRKSNVCIMVNGQKVNDYAISNDMVGFNQLLDDLKQVTNPQIIFEATGVYSRRLQAFLDMHELRYVMMNPLEAKRKTKDDLHQNKTDKLDALCLAKLQSEHPQRLAYVQSEEYQELMANNRIYEQASHDLITNKNRLHKAIQLTFPEIEHLMANPRGKNYWSIVLRFPHPDIVLETKEADIIDFLKSLSGIGEKRANDLAQRLIRLAKLACPAVKKSSAYVRGLEMAINNILSAEEECQTALKEMTKLAPKRDLEILKSIPGIAENTALRIISELGDIRRFKNPNQLNAFVGVDPQIYESGNLAAHLSISKRGTAIGRKVLYLAINQIQSAKKAGNPCHIADYYEKRKRSSETASHKKAAIASIHKLLRTIFALIKNDQLYSYDVAKHNQRLLS; from the coding sequence ATGGATTTATTGAAAACTGTTTTCGGTATTGATGTTAGCAGCCGGAAGTCTAACGTATGCATTATGGTCAATGGCCAAAAAGTTAATGACTATGCCATCTCCAACGATATGGTAGGCTTCAATCAGCTGCTAGATGATCTTAAACAGGTTACCAACCCGCAAATTATTTTTGAAGCAACTGGCGTCTACTCCAGAAGACTTCAGGCGTTTTTGGACATGCACGAATTACGCTATGTCATGATGAATCCGCTGGAAGCCAAAAGAAAGACAAAGGATGACCTGCACCAGAACAAGACCGATAAGCTTGATGCCTTGTGCCTTGCCAAGCTGCAGTCTGAGCACCCACAACGGCTGGCCTATGTTCAAAGCGAAGAATATCAAGAATTGATGGCCAACAACCGCATCTACGAGCAGGCTTCGCACGATCTGATAACCAACAAGAATAGACTGCACAAAGCCATTCAGCTCACTTTCCCAGAGATTGAGCACCTAATGGCTAATCCGAGAGGAAAAAACTACTGGAGTATTGTTCTCAGATTCCCGCACCCTGATATCGTATTAGAAACAAAAGAAGCCGATATCATCGACTTCTTAAAGAGCTTATCTGGTATTGGTGAAAAACGTGCCAATGATCTGGCACAGAGGCTTATCCGGCTGGCTAAGCTCGCATGCCCAGCTGTCAAAAAGAGCAGTGCTTATGTTCGTGGCCTTGAAATGGCCATTAACAACATCCTAAGCGCTGAAGAAGAGTGCCAGACTGCTTTAAAGGAGATGACCAAGCTCGCTCCCAAGCGGGATCTGGAGATCCTTAAAAGCATTCCTGGCATCGCCGAAAATACTGCCTTGAGAATTATTAGTGAGCTCGGAGATATCAGACGCTTTAAAAACCCTAACCAATTAAATGCCTTCGTTGGCGTTGACCCTCAGATTTATGAATCTGGCAACCTTGCGGCCCACCTGTCAATTTCAAAGCGCGGGACAGCTATTGGCAGAAAGGTGCTGTACTTGGCCATAAACCAAATTCAGTCGGCTAAGAAAGCGGGAAACCCTTGTCATATTGCGGATTATTACGAGAAACGAAAACGGTCTTCTGAGACTGCAAGTCACAAGAAGGCCGCTATCGCATCGATCCATAAATTATTACGGACGATCTTCGCTTTAATTAAGAATGATCAATTATATAGCTATGACGTAGCCAAACATAACCAAAGACTTTTGTCATAA
- a CDS encoding ArgE/DapE family deacylase, which yields MEDSVKLNILQELIQINTVNGHEQPAAEYLKQVLSDHGIEADLIALAAGRTNLVAEVGEHDGPVLALAGHLDTVDVGDSNKWQHNPFCGQVIDDAIYGRGSVDMKGGLAAMVNTLIELKEAGLPKHGKVRLLATVDEEIGGLGSLELTRQGLVRDVDAMIVGEATTNRLEYAHSGSFDYRVKSYGRLAHSSDPSLGVNAVANLARFFEYERHAFDDVKASPSLGSLIHSITVFHGGRQLNSIPDYAYLEGNVRTIPEFDNTAVQNRLQTLVDRLNAEMDGQFELEVVASFMPMATDPADPFVSLVQQSYQTVANQSLPLAVSHGATDASRYILDEHRFPIVEWGPGQEEMSHQIDESLPVAEYLQADQVYLQIAKDFFGDD from the coding sequence ATGGAAGACAGCGTCAAGCTCAACATTTTGCAGGAACTGATCCAGATCAATACGGTCAATGGCCATGAACAGCCGGCTGCTGAATATCTTAAACAGGTATTGAGCGATCATGGGATTGAAGCTGATCTGATTGCCCTGGCAGCTGGCCGTACGAATCTGGTTGCCGAGGTTGGCGAACATGATGGCCCGGTGCTGGCTTTGGCGGGACATCTTGATACCGTAGACGTTGGCGATTCAAATAAATGGCAGCATAATCCGTTCTGCGGTCAGGTAATTGATGATGCCATCTATGGCCGCGGCAGCGTTGATATGAAAGGCGGCCTGGCAGCAATGGTCAACACCTTGATTGAGCTAAAGGAAGCCGGTCTGCCTAAACATGGCAAGGTCCGCCTGCTGGCAACGGTTGACGAGGAAATTGGCGGTCTGGGCTCGCTTGAACTGACGCGGCAAGGACTGGTCCGCGATGTTGATGCCATGATTGTGGGCGAGGCGACGACCAATCGCTTGGAATACGCACACAGCGGCTCGTTTGACTACCGCGTGAAATCATATGGCCGCCTGGCGCACAGTTCCGATCCCAGTCTGGGTGTTAATGCCGTTGCCAATCTGGCGCGCTTTTTTGAATACGAGCGGCATGCGTTTGATGACGTAAAGGCAAGTCCCAGTCTGGGCAGCTTGATTCATAGCATTACGGTCTTTCATGGCGGCCGTCAGCTCAACTCGATTCCTGACTACGCCTATCTGGAAGGCAACGTGCGGACGATTCCGGAATTTGACAATACGGCCGTGCAGAATCGGCTCCAGACGCTGGTAGATCGTTTGAACGCGGAGATGGATGGTCAGTTTGAATTAGAGGTCGTAGCCAGTTTTATGCCAATGGCGACTGATCCGGCTGATCCATTCGTTTCTTTGGTGCAGCAATCATATCAAACCGTTGCCAACCAATCGCTGCCGCTTGCCGTTTCGCATGGTGCCACGGATGCCTCGCGCTACATATTGGATGAGCACCGTTTTCCAATCGTTGAATGGGGGCCGGGCCAAGAAGAAATGTCGCACCAAATTGATGAAAGTCTGCCAGTTGCGGAGTATCTGCAGGCTGATCAGGTCTACCTGCAGATTGCTAAGGATTTTTTTGGTGATGACTAA
- a CDS encoding phosphate-starvation-inducible PsiE family protein, whose product MEKFDRLAKRVGNFLECFAEISMAVFGLCLIGFVFVELWQLVKLSPLFAGHLTSFDPVLEKIITFFLLFEFLAMAAAAMQNHGHLAADFLISLGITALLRGLIAEHGTPTQNMLTSLAILALIIGEILMHWQNNREHHDNK is encoded by the coding sequence ATGGAAAAATTCGATCGTCTGGCAAAGCGCGTTGGCAATTTCTTAGAATGCTTTGCCGAAATCTCAATGGCTGTCTTTGGGCTGTGTCTGATTGGCTTTGTTTTTGTCGAATTGTGGCAGCTGGTTAAGCTATCGCCACTTTTTGCCGGGCATTTAACCTCATTTGATCCAGTATTGGAAAAGATCATCACCTTCTTTCTGCTGTTTGAGTTTTTGGCGATGGCAGCCGCAGCGATGCAGAATCATGGTCACTTGGCAGCTGATTTTTTGATCAGTCTGGGAATCACGGCGTTGTTGAGAGGACTGATTGCCGAGCATGGCACGCCAACGCAGAATATGCTGACCAGCTTGGCGATTCTGGCTTTGATTATTGGCGAGATCTTGATGCATTGGCAAAACAATCGCGAACATCATGACAATAAATGA